The genomic stretch GACGAGATACTAGTCATCGCGAACGTGCGAACGCCCCGGAGCGTAGCCCTTGCTCGGTATTACATGATGCAAAGGAAGATTCCCGGTGACCGCCTCCTGTTGCTGTGGGCGCCCGACGACGAAACGTGCGGCAGGGAGGAATACGATGATCTAGTCGCAAGTCCGGTCAGGAGGCATCTGCTTGATAACCCCCCTTCCAGACCTGTCCGTTGCCTTCTCCTCATGTACGGTTTGCCTCTCAAGGTCGCTCCCCCGAAAAGGAATCCGGAACGGGACAGCGGCCCGCCGGCCGCGCAGGATAGACGGGGCCCTCATCGGACTGCCGGGACCGTCGATCCGAAACAAAGCGCACCTGTGGAGGATCGGCCCGAGAAAGCGAAAAAGCGCACCTCGGGGGGATCGAGCAGTGATCAGTGGGCCTCCCTGGATTCCGAGATTGCCCTGGTCCTGGCTCGGGACTACCCCCTGGCCGGCTGGATACCCAATCCGGATTTCATCGGACGAAACGAGTTCCGGTCCGAGCCCCCGATACGGGAAGCCTTTATGGTGTCTCGCCTGGACGCTTCTTCCGTGGCCATCGTCCGGCGCATCATCGATGACAGCCTTGAGGCCGAGGAAAAGGGGCTGAAAGGAATCGCTTATTTCGATGCTCGATGGTCCCAGGCGGAAAGGATGGAAATGCTTGGCAGTGGGTCCGGTTACGGGTACTACGATCGGTCCGTTCGTAAGGCGGCGGACCTTGTCCGAAAAAGCCGCAAAATGGAAGTGGTTCTGGATGAACAGTCAACCCTGTTTCAGCCGGGAGCGTGTCCGGATGCGGCGTTGTACTGCGGCTGGTACAGCCTGGCGCGATATGTGGATGCGTTTCAGTGGGCTCGCGGGTCCGTGGGCTACCATATTGCCAGCAGCGAATGTTCCACGCTCAAGAACAGGTACAGCCGGGTATGGTGCAAGATGATGCTCGAGAAGGGCGTGGCCGTCACCCTCGGTCCGGTGAACGAGCCGTACCTGGCGGCTTTCCCGCTCCCCGAACTCTTTTTCAGCCTGTTGTTGAAAGGATCCATGACCCTCGCTGAATGCTACACGGCATCGAATCCGTACGTCTCATGGAAGATGGTGTTGATCGGAGATCCGCTCTATCGCCCTTTCAAGGAATACCCTGGTCGCGGGCAGTGATGGTTCAGCATCGGGGCCGCTAATCAGTCGGGCAAAAATTGGCCCCGGACCTCCAAATTTTGACCCAAAGCGCGCCAATTGGAGTTCTACTCGAATTCTTTCCCCGAGCGGAAAAAGAAGAAAGCCGGCCTATCTTGAAGACATACCGGCTTTCACAAAGGAGAAGAGGGTTGTTTAGACCGTGTCAAAAGCAACATTTGTGCCAGAAATCGAACGATTCTGGAAGACGGTGCCCCAGCCGCTGATCGAGCGCGATCATCCAGGCGTAGCCGGAAACACGAATGGGAGGGCTCAGCCTCCGGCGATTGGCGGGAATATGGCCAATCGGTCCCCGTCTTCGAGGATATCTTCAGGCTCGGCGTGACGGCCGTTTCGAAGAATAATCTTCGCCGCCTTCCGTGGAATGTCGAGCATGTCGAGCAGTCGAGCGACGCTTGTCCCGGACTCGAGTTCCACGACGCGCTCGTCGCTCATACCTGAAGGATAATTCCTTTTCAGACTTGCAAACAGTTTGACTTCCACCCTCATGATCACTCAGATCCTTTGAAAAACAAAGAGGGGAAACCCGCTCGGGAGTCTCCCCTTAATCCGCAATTCAATACGGGTCAATGAGCCTTGTGCCGGAGTGGGTCACCGGCCGCAGGCAAAAGCTAGAAGTTGAATACCTGATCCAATTCCGCATCCGGTACGTCAAAGACTACGTTGTGCGGCGGAACCGGCTCCAGTGCAAAAAATTCGGGCAGCCGGTCGTGTTCTTTGCCGATTCCGGCGCGGGCATTGAAATCCCGCTCCGCTCTCAGCACCTTCTTACCGTATTCAATAAAGTCGTCCGTTGTAAAGGTCTTTCCGTACTTGGCGGAGATCATCTCGCAGATACTCACCAAAGCGGTCGGGTCGTCAAGAACGGG from Deltaproteobacteria bacterium encodes the following:
- a CDS encoding MoaD/ThiS family protein, yielding MRVEVKLFASLKRNYPSGMSDERVVELESGTSVARLLDMLDIPRKAAKIILRNGRHAEPEDILEDGDRLAIFPPIAGG
- a CDS encoding TIGR03790 family protein codes for the protein MRTCKLGTRISRSLPFFIAAVLVLFPTVGSALEPAARPMLQPDEILVIANVRTPRSVALARYYMMQRKIPGDRLLLLWAPDDETCGREEYDDLVASPVRRHLLDNPPSRPVRCLLLMYGLPLKVAPPKRNPERDSGPPAAQDRRGPHRTAGTVDPKQSAPVEDRPEKAKKRTSGGSSSDQWASLDSEIALVLARDYPLAGWIPNPDFIGRNEFRSEPPIREAFMVSRLDASSVAIVRRIIDDSLEAEEKGLKGIAYFDARWSQAERMEMLGSGSGYGYYDRSVRKAADLVRKSRKMEVVLDEQSTLFQPGACPDAALYCGWYSLARYVDAFQWARGSVGYHIASSECSTLKNRYSRVWCKMMLEKGVAVTLGPVNEPYLAAFPLPELFFSLLLKGSMTLAECYTASNPYVSWKMVLIGDPLYRPFKEYPGRGQ